Genomic segment of Verrucomicrobium sp.:
GCCGCCGCCGGGCCAGAATATAAGACGTGGCGGAAAAAAGCGCCGCCGCGCCGCAGACCCAGGCCATGTGGCGCAGCTGCCAGCGGCGAGCCTTGGGCGTGCCGAAGTCGTACTGGAGGCGGTCATGGAGCCTCTTGATGTGGAGGGCGCTCCCCGCCGCGTTGTAGGCCCAGTTGCCCACGATGTAGGCGGGAGAGCGGAGCGCGCCGTTGAGCCGCTCGACGAGGGTGACGGGGCCGCGTTTATGTGGTGGAGCGGGGGGGATTTCGTAGCTGCGGAGCGGTTTGCCCTGCGCGTCGAACACGTCGAGGTAGGAGGGCGTGGTGTCCCTTTGCTCCTCAGGAATCCATGCGCTGGGGCTGGCGTGGACGTAATAGCGCTGGAGCTTTTTCCAGTAAGCAAAGCTCAGGGTGCCCCAATGATCGCTATCGCGCACATAGGGAAGACGGACCACGGGCGTGGCTCCGGGGAGGGAATAGACCGCGAGGTCGCTCTCGCCGGCGATGACCACGCCCGTTTCTTCCGTTCTGGAGTTTCGCTCTCCGAGCGGGACAAGACGGAACCCATAAATAGGGGTCGTCTGGGGAAGGTGCGAGAATTGGTGTCGGTAGGCGTCAAAGACATAAACGGCACCGCCGCTTTCGGCCATGAACGGGTTGAAAGAGTTCCACGGTTCGTAAATAACCGGCGCCGCCAAGGGGGTGGCGGCTGTTCCTAAGGCATGGAAGCCGGTTTGGTCAGCCACGCCCGTGGGACGGCGGGAGTGTCCGTCATATCCGCGCAATAGTCGCTGGCTGGGGATGTAATACCACGGTTCCTCAAAAGAACGCCCGAGAGAAGTGGCGTAGCAGGTGGCCCCTCGATAGGCCTCCGGTGAAGGAGTGCGCGAAAGCCCGTGGCTGTCGCCGACGAGGAAGCAAACCCGCTCGAATGTTTTCAGATGATTGTATCGGTCGAAGGCGGTGTAGCGGGGGTCGCGCAGGGGCTGGTCTTGCAGGTCGACGATGGTTTGGCGGCCGTTGCTGAACTTAAGCCAGACGGGATCCCCGTCCTCGGTGACGATCAGCTCTCTGCCGGAATAATTGTCGCGGGAGACCAAAAGGCTGTGGATGGCTAGAAGAAGGCCCCCGGCACCGCAGGCGCCGTAGAAAAGGACGGCGAAGAGGGCAATCCTTCCCGCGCGAGAGTTGGCCGGGCCGCCCATCGACGCCCAGGCTGCGAGGAGGAGAACGAGGGACATGGCGGTGGTCGCCTCCAGAGCCACGCGGAAGGACCCTTCGCTTAGGGAGACGCCGATAGTTAGGGCGGCGGCCAGGATGCCCAGGATGCGCGCGGCCCAGCGGCGTTCCAGCACTAGGAAGATAGCCGCGCCGTAGAAGGCGAAGCCCGCCACCAGGTCGGCCGCGGCGGGGCGAACCATGCCCGGCAGGAACGGATAGGCGAAGTGCCCCGGCGTCGCCGCGTAAAGGACGGAGGCGGCCAAGGCGGGAGCCGCCGCGAGGAGGTAGAGCGCCAGTCCGGCCAGGACTTTGCCCAGGAAGAGCGCGGAACGCGGGGCGGGCCGGTGAAGGAGGACAGCCCAGCGGTCCCGGTTCTGCTCGGGCCGAAACTGAGTAAGGCCCAGCAGGAATCCGACGGTCGCGTGGCCGAACGTGGTGGCCAAAAGGAAGGCCGAACGAAGGAGGCCGTTCTCTCCCATGTAGCTGGTCGTCTGCGATTCACCCAGAAGCCCGTAAAACTCCGCCGCGCCGAGGGCGAGCATGGCCAGGGCGGCCCACTTCCAGTTCTCGCGCCATTCCTTCCAGAAGATCGCTTTCATGATTGGGGGATGAAGAAGCTCGTCTCGCCGCGGTCGCCGACGTAGCGGACGAAGGCGTCCTCCAGGGTGAGGGCGCACGGCTCGATCGACTCGGGTTGCAGCGCCTCCAGCGCCCGTTCGGTCTCGGCGTCGGGATTGGCGACGGTGAGGGCCAGCTCGTTTCCGGCGCGGAAGCTCTCGACCAGGCCGGGGAGCGGGGGCGTGGCGGGCGGAGCCCCGGCGAAGCGGAGGAGGTAGTGGCGGAGCCGCTCGCGGAAGGTTTCCACGGTGCAGTCCGCCCGCAGGACACCGCCGTCGAGGACGGCGATCCGGTCGGCGACGCGCTCGACGTCGGAGAGGATGTGGGAGGAGAAGAAGACGGTTCGGTCGGCCCGGCGGGTGACGTAGAGGATGGTCTGGAGGAGGCCGCGCCGCGCCACCGGGTCGAGGCCGAGGGCGGGATCGTCCAGGACGAGGAGCTCCGGTTCCGGGGCCAGGGTCATGGCCAGGCAGAGCCCGGCGCGCTGGCCGCGGGAGAGGCGCCCGGCCTTCATTTTCGGCGTCAGGCGGAAGTGGGTGAGGACGGCGTGGAAGACGTCGTCGTTCCAGGCGGGCTGCGCGGCGCGCTGGAAGGCGGCGCATTCGGCCACGGTCATCCAGCCGTAGACGTGGTGGCCCTCCGGCAGGTAGCCGATGCGGGCGCGGGTTTCCGGGGAGAGGGTGCGGGAATCGTGGCCGAGGACGGCGGTGCGGCCCCGGGTGGGCGCCTCGAAGCCGAGGAAGGTGCGGATTGTCGTCGTCTTCCCCATGCCGTTCCGGCCCAGGAAGCCGTAGACGGCGCCGCGCGGGACGCGGAGGGTCAGGTCGCGGACGACGGGGCGGGCCCCGTAGTATTTTGTCAGGTGGTCGATTTCGATGGCGGGGGGATTCATCGCGGGCTCCTTTTCCAGTGTTTGTCGAGGGCGGCGCGGGCGGCGGCCGGGGAAAATCCAAGGAGGGCGACCTCCTGCGCGAAGCGGGCGGCGGCCTCGGCGAGGCGGCGTTCCCGTTCCGCCTCGGAAAGGAGGGGCCGCCGCTCGACGACGAAGACGCCGACGCCCGGGCGGCTTTCCAGGAGGCCCTCGCGGATGAGGTCCTGGTAGGCGCGGGCGACGGTGTTGGGGTTGACGACGTGGGCTTCCGCCAGGGCGCGGACGGCGGGCAGCTGCTCCCCGACGGCGAGGCGGCCCGAGGCGACGGCCTGGGCCACTTGGAGGACGATTTGCCGGTAGAGCGGCGCGTCGGAGGCCGGGGAAAGGGTGAGAGCCAGCGGCATGGCTAGTGTATTAATCTAATAATACACCAGAACACCCTTTGTCAAGGCCGCGCCAACCGCCGGAGGGCGGCGGGCAGGTCGGCGGGGAAGACGGGTTCCGGGGTTTGGGCCAGTTCCTCGGCGGTCCACCAGCGGAGGTCTTGCAGGACGGCGCGCTCCGCCTCCGTGGGGGCGCTTAGGACCGGGGCTTCCGGCGCGCAGCGGCCCAGGAAGAAGACGTCGTCGCTGATGAGCTCGTCGTGCGCCGGGCCGACGCGGGAGCCCGCGGCGTGGACGGGGCCGGTCAGGGGGACTTCCAGGCCCAATTCCTCCCGCAGCTCGCGGCGGGCGGCGTCCAGGTCGCTCTCCCCCGGCTCGACGCCGCCGCCGGGCGTGGCCCAGAAACGGAAGAGGGCGCCCCCGCGCCAGACGGCGAAGTGAAGCAGGAGGACGCGGTCCTGCGGGTCCAGGAGAAGGACGCGCGCGGCCCGGCGGGCGGGCATGCTATTCCGCCGCCTCGCGAAAGATGGCGAGGGCCACGGAGTAGCCGTGGACGTAGCTGCGGCCGCCGACGGGGCCGATCTCGCCGTTGGCGAAGAAGCCCGCCACGGGCATGCCGGGGAAGTGCTCGTCGAGGGCGTGGGCGTCGTGGTCGACGTCGCCGAAGAGGCCGGTGCCGCGCCCGTTGCAGGTGCAGAGGAGGGCGGCGAATGGGACGGGCCCGTTGGCCATTTCCGTCTGCAGTTCTTCCAGGCGGTAGTGGAGGTCGGCGGAGGCCGCCTCGGCGTCCCGCAGCTGGTATTGGAGGGTCTGGCCGACGCGCGGCTTGGCCGCGATGGCGACGGCGCCGGTGTTCGGGTCGGCGCCCAGGATGCTGCGGACGAGGAAGTCGCCGCGCTTGAATTCCTCGACGTATTCGCTCATGGCCAGCCCGGCGAAGAGGTGGCCCCGCGCGCGTTCCTTTTCCGACTCCGTCAGGGCCTGGAAGGCGCCGTCGAGGATCTGGTAGGCGGGCTGGGAGCCGAGGGTGTAGAGGACGTTCTGGTCGACGCTGGTGATGGTGTAGGGCTCGCCGATCGGCTTGCAGCCTTGGGAGACGAGGGTCTTTACCTCCACGGGGCCGTCCAGGGAGACGGCGACGCCGCCTTCCACGGTGTCCCCGTCCAGGAAGACCCAGGCTTCTTCCGCCGCGG
This window contains:
- a CDS encoding ABC transporter ATP-binding protein — encoded protein: MNPPAIEIDHLTKYYGARPVVRDLTLRVPRGAVYGFLGRNGMGKTTTIRTFLGFEAPTRGRTAVLGHDSRTLSPETRARIGYLPEGHHVYGWMTVAECAAFQRAAQPAWNDDVFHAVLTHFRLTPKMKAGRLSRGQRAGLCLAMTLAPEPELLVLDDPALGLDPVARRGLLQTILYVTRRADRTVFFSSHILSDVERVADRIAVLDGGVLRADCTVETFRERLRHYLLRFAGAPPATPPLPGLVESFRAGNELALTVANPDAETERALEALQPESIEPCALTLEDAFVRYVGDRGETSFFIPQS
- a CDS encoding GntR family transcriptional regulator, with amino-acid sequence MPLALTLSPASDAPLYRQIVLQVAQAVASGRLAVGEQLPAVRALAEAHVVNPNTVARAYQDLIREGLLESRPGVGVFVVERRPLLSEAERERRLAEAAARFAQEVALLGFSPAAARAALDKHWKRSPR
- a CDS encoding NUDIX domain-containing protein, whose amino-acid sequence is MPARRAARVLLLDPQDRVLLLHFAVWRGGALFRFWATPGGGVEPGESDLDAARRELREELGLEVPLTGPVHAAGSRVGPAHDELISDDVFFLGRCAPEAPVLSAPTEAERAVLQDLRWWTAEELAQTPEPVFPADLPAALRRLARP
- a CDS encoding FIST N-terminal domain-containing protein → MRASSHLYAGPYDETAVRTAAHEALEKLGTNPTLGIVFATPDYLSFKSDFLELLRLHAHIPLLVGASGQGLIGIDKESEEKPGFSILLLSMPGVTAKASILSPARCDDAEANASSWHRATGVKPGQTKAWLTFIDPFSVHIERWMARWNEAYPGIPTVGGLASNSTAAEEAWVFLDGDTVEGGVAVSLDGPVEVKTLVSQGCKPIGEPYTITSVDQNVLYTLGSQPAYQILDGAFQALTESEKERARGHLFAGLAMSEYVEEFKRGDFLVRSILGADPNTGAVAIAAKPRVGQTLQYQLRDAEAASADLHYRLEELQTEMANGPVPFAALLCTCNGRGTGLFGDVDHDAHALDEHFPGMPVAGFFANGEIGPVGGRSYVHGYSVALAIFREAAE